The proteins below are encoded in one region of Takifugu rubripes chromosome 1, fTakRub1.2, whole genome shotgun sequence:
- the LOC101070795 gene encoding long-chain-fatty-acid--CoA ligase 5: MDFLLQFLFSPLPTSAIISLFALAAATLFYLNTRPSAVRSPIDLDNQSVGIKDGARKAALLENNNHLVSHYYSEAKTLYEVFQRGLKVSGNGPCLGYRKPGRLYQWLKYKQVSDRAEHLGSGLLHRGLKPSSDTFIGIFAQNRPEWIIGELACYTYSMVAVPLYDTLGPEALVFIINQAGISTVLCDNQNKAETLLQICEKGQTSVLKTVIVMDSFGAEWVERGSKCGVDVVSMQDVEAKGKSNLQKPVLPKPDDLSIICFTSGTTGNPKGAMLTHENVVSDAAGVLKGFETTIVPSTEDVTISFLPLAHMFERVVQTVIYGAGGRVGFFQGDIRLLPDDMKTLQPTIFPVVPRLLNRVYDKVQSGAKSPFKKWLLNFAVDRKYAEVKEGIVRNNSLWDKLIFNKVQASLGGRVRVMVTGAAPISPNVLTFLRAVLGCQIFEGYGQTECTAGCTFTMPGDATAGHVGAPLPCNIVKLVDVEEMNYFASNGEGEVCIKGKNVFKGYLKDPEKTAEALDDDGWLHTGDIGKWLPSGVLKIIDRKKNIFKLAQGEYIAPEKIENVYVRSGLVAQVFVHGDSLQSCLVAVVIPDPEDLPSFAKKLGVQGSLKELCKNTEIKKAILSDMTKLGKEAGLKSFEQVKDIYLHPEQFTIENGLLTPTLKAKRAELKTLFQPQINQLYANMS, translated from the exons ATGGACTTCCTTCTCCAGTTCCTGTTCTCCCCGCTCCCCACTTCGGCCATCATCTCCCTGTTCGCTCTGGCAGCTGCTACCCTGTTTTACCTCAACACCCGGCCCAGTGCTGTCCGCTCGCCCATCGACCTGGACAACCAGTCCGTGGGCATCAAG GATGGCGCCAGGAAGGCCGCGCTGCTCGAGAACAACAACCACCTGGTGTCGCATTACTACAGCGAAGCCAAGACCTTGTATGAGGTCTTCCAGAGGGGTCTTAAAGTTTCAG gtaaCGGACCCTGTTTGGGCTACAGGAAACCAGGACGGCTGTACCAGTGGCTGAAGTACAAACAG GTCTCCGATAGAGCAGAACACCTGGGGTCGGGTCTTCTTCACAGGGGCCTCAAGCCGAGCTCTGACACTTTTATTGGCATCTTTGCACAGAATAGACCAGAg TGGATTATTGGCGAGCTGGCCTGTTACACCTACTCCATGGTAGCAGTTCCCCTGTATGACACCCTGGGTCCTGAGGCTCTGGTCTTCATTATCAACCAAG CGGGGATCTCCACCGTCCTCTGCGACAATCAGAACAAAGCAGAAACACTCCTGCAGATATGCGAGAAAGGCCAGACGTCCGTCCTCAAAACCGTCATCGTCATGGACTCGTTCGGCGCCGAGTGGGTGGAGAGGGGCTCCAAGTGTGGCGTGGATGTGGTGTCCATGCAGGACGTGGAG GCCAAGGGGAAGAGTAACCTTCAGAAGCCAGTC CTGCCAAAGCCAGACGACCTCAGCATCATCTGCTTCACCAGCGGCACCACAG GAAACCCCAAAGGCGCCATGCTGACCCACGAGAACGTGGTCTCGGACGCTGCAGGCGTCCTCAAAGGCTTTGAG ACGACCATCGTCCCGTCCACGGAGGACGTCACCATTTCCTTCCTGCCTTTAGCTCACATGTTCGAGAGGGTGGTGCAG ACGGTGATATACGGGGCTGGCGGCAGGGTGGGATTTTTCCAGGGTGACATCAGACTCCTGCCGGACGACATGAAGACCCTTCAGCCCACTATCTTCCCCGTGGTGCCTCGGCTCCTCAACCGCGTCTACGACAAA GTTCAGAGCGGCGCCAAAAGCCCCTTCAAGAAGTGGCTGCTGAACTTTGCCGTGGACAGGAAGTACGCCGAGGTGAAGGAAGGCATCGTCAGGAACAACAGCCTGTGGGACAAACTCATCTTCAACAAAGTCCAG GCGTCTCTAGGTGGGCGAGTGCGGGTGATGGTGACGGGAGCGGCGCCAATATCGCCCAACGTCCTCACCTTCCTCCGAGCGGTTCTGGGTTGCCAG ATCTTTGAGGGTTATGGTCAGACGGAGTGCACGGCCGGCTGCACCTTCACCATGCCGGGAGACGCCACAGCAG GTCACGTCGGGGCGCCGCTGCCGTGTAACATCGTGAAGCTGGTGGACGTCGAAGAGATGAACTACTTCGCCTCAAACGGTGaaggagag GTCTGTATCAAGGGTAAAAATGTCTTCAAGGGGTACTTGAAAGACCCCGAGAAGACGGCAGAGGCTCTGGATGACGATGGTTGGCTACATACTGGGGACATTGGAAAATGGCTTCCA AGCGGCGTCCTGAAGATAATTGACCGGAAGAAGAACATCTTCAAGCTGGCTCAGGGGGAGTACATCGCACCGGAGAAGATCGAGAACGTGTATGTGCGCAGTGGTCTGGTGGCCCAGGTCTTTGTTCATGGAGACAGTCTACAG TCCTGCCTGGTTGCCGTCGTGATCCCTGATCCGGAGGACCTGCCCAGTTTTGCCAAGAAGCTGGGAGTCCAAGGTTCCTTAAAAGAACTCTGCAAAAACACG gaaATTAAAAAAGCCATTCTTTCAGACATGACCAAACTCGGAAAGGAAGCAGGACTCAAGTCCTTCGAGCAg GTGAAGGATATTTACCTCCACCCAGAGCAGTTCACCATTGAAAACGGTCTGTTGACGCCAACTTTAAAGGCCAAGAGGGCCGAGCTGAAAACACTGTTCCAGCCTCAGATCAACCAGCTGTATGCAAACATGTCATGA